One genomic segment of Pedobacter endophyticus includes these proteins:
- a CDS encoding RNA polymerase sigma factor — translation MQSLLKFTTHHVSNVSLPTWPFDQQVFVGLLRSQDKKAFALLYKHYAAAIYGMLLNKLNDPVKANKALEDTFLTVWGNLPDYDDKKMRLFTWINQISLGIIKERR, via the coding sequence ATGCAATCGTTGCTTAAGTTCACCACTCATCACGTTTCTAATGTGAGCCTACCTACCTGGCCATTTGATCAACAGGTTTTTGTAGGTTTGTTGCGCAGTCAGGATAAAAAGGCCTTTGCCCTTTTGTACAAGCACTATGCGGCGGCTATTTATGGAATGTTACTCAACAAGCTTAATGATCCAGTTAAGGCCAATAAAGCGCTCGAGGATACTTTTTTAACCGTATGGGGCAACTTACCTGATTATGATGATAAAAAGATGCGCTTATTTACATGGATTAACCAAATTTCGTTGGGAATAATTAAAGAAAGGCGCTAA
- a CDS encoding DUF11 domain-containing protein, with product MVKNLLRLFCTILMVLVILSVAIGSVYGSKINNTSNFLPPSYSKHYIAPAPWQYWSKANEIVITSDNGSVTGTISKSDGTVITTFACAQGTPVVYRFTGLPKDAPAYALNTVLNAAGLIVEATGSISVNLRNVASDNLGSEGNDANIKGNASLFSFGDAAIGTSFRVGYYRDGNLASGVHPPFYSIMAIENNTSIKIGGVATTTLNAGQSYLFTAPIGTLVESSGSAVMNVSADLDAPGGCGDGAYNPIPPIASLGAEYVVVRGEGNLTAEQTTVIATEANTSFTVIHYDQNGVQRATATYTLAQPGDKQTFNHGYITGNYSTTSNTGRYSSSWIVATKNIEVFSGTAGISVGGGCEVDVATLVPISSCSGSKRVETTKFTAYVPSADLPYFGYIITKSSDKIYLTTTGSSPYSNKDIETIASVGARKPLGTSGLSLISFTQTSIGSPNTIVITSASRLTVSMVQQSSGFSMSNFISRFAEKADQPIVSQADCSTATLTATPNAGPYQWYLNGVIINGATNNTHVASASGSYTVTTQLECGISAPSLPVTISLCNIDRSITKTVDVAYPELNTNVVFSLKAENLGNGNAVGVSVSDKLPAGYTYVSSVASAGTSYNATSGIWTIGDMASGAVATLKITAKVVQTGVNTNTATITGSQPDQVSNNDQSSASTTTGSGDRVLCVNTVMNPIVYDIPAATTGVQVAGLPTGITASYNSTTKKLTISGTPMQATAEKTYTISATQGAAINITGKITVNNNVTQPVFNSGLVDKRCTGSGTNTYIATASNTNGIVYSLLPLQAGTINATTGEVAWSATFAGTATITATATGCEEKKQDFVVTVTGLPNLTLGPEPEFCAGVISSSLSYTAAVNNPTTYSISWLTGGFDAVVNQPLPVGNIPFNVSEHAVAGTYNGTLTIQNAAGCSTSINFSIKINPKPAAPHVMVHPTSQY from the coding sequence ATGGTTAAAAATCTACTTCGCCTCTTCTGTACTATTTTAATGGTTCTGGTGATATTATCAGTCGCCATAGGCAGCGTGTACGGCAGCAAGATTAACAACACCAGTAATTTTTTACCACCAAGCTATTCTAAACATTATATTGCACCAGCACCCTGGCAGTATTGGAGTAAGGCCAACGAAATTGTAATTACTTCTGATAATGGTTCGGTTACAGGAACGATATCGAAGAGTGACGGGACCGTAATTACCACTTTTGCCTGTGCTCAGGGAACACCGGTGGTATACCGCTTTACCGGCTTGCCTAAAGATGCACCCGCTTACGCCCTCAACACCGTGCTTAATGCCGCCGGCTTAATTGTTGAGGCAACAGGATCAATTTCTGTCAACCTGCGGAACGTAGCCTCAGATAACCTGGGTAGCGAGGGTAACGATGCTAATATTAAAGGAAATGCATCGCTCTTCAGCTTTGGCGATGCAGCAATTGGTACTTCTTTTCGGGTGGGCTACTATCGCGATGGTAATTTGGCCAGTGGCGTTCACCCGCCATTCTATAGCATTATGGCCATAGAAAACAATACCAGTATCAAAATAGGGGGCGTGGCTACTACAACGCTTAATGCCGGGCAAAGTTATTTATTTACGGCCCCAATTGGCACCTTAGTAGAATCTTCCGGCTCTGCAGTAATGAACGTATCAGCCGATCTTGATGCACCCGGGGGCTGTGGAGACGGTGCTTACAATCCCATCCCACCGATAGCCTCTTTAGGGGCAGAATATGTGGTGGTTAGGGGAGAGGGTAACCTCACAGCAGAGCAAACCACTGTAATTGCTACCGAGGCGAACACCAGCTTCACCGTAATTCATTATGACCAAAACGGCGTACAGCGGGCAACAGCAACTTATACATTGGCCCAGCCCGGAGATAAACAGACCTTCAACCATGGGTATATCACCGGTAATTATAGCACAACGTCAAATACCGGACGATACTCTTCGAGCTGGATTGTAGCTACAAAAAATATCGAAGTGTTTTCAGGTACAGCAGGTATATCGGTAGGTGGTGGTTGCGAGGTTGATGTGGCAACACTGGTACCAATATCGTCTTGTTCAGGATCAAAAAGAGTAGAAACCACTAAATTTACCGCGTATGTGCCCAGTGCAGACCTGCCTTATTTTGGCTACATCATTACAAAAAGTTCCGATAAAATTTATTTAACTACAACCGGATCATCTCCATATTCGAATAAAGACATCGAAACTATTGCAAGCGTAGGTGCACGTAAACCACTGGGTACTTCAGGCTTATCGTTAATCAGCTTTACCCAAACCAGCATTGGCTCCCCAAACACCATTGTTATTACCAGTGCCAGCCGACTTACCGTTTCTATGGTACAGCAAAGCAGTGGTTTCTCAATGTCGAACTTTATTTCCCGTTTCGCAGAAAAAGCCGACCAACCCATCGTAAGCCAGGCCGATTGCTCAACAGCAACACTAACGGCCACGCCAAATGCAGGCCCCTACCAATGGTACCTCAACGGGGTTATTATTAATGGGGCCACCAACAATACCCATGTAGCCAGCGCATCGGGGAGCTATACGGTTACCACCCAGTTAGAATGTGGCATTAGTGCACCCTCTTTACCCGTTACCATTTCGCTTTGTAACATCGATCGCTCCATTACCAAAACGGTAGATGTTGCTTATCCTGAGCTTAATACAAACGTGGTATTCTCATTAAAGGCAGAAAACCTTGGCAACGGAAATGCAGTAGGCGTTTCAGTTTCCGACAAGCTGCCAGCTGGTTATACCTATGTATCAAGCGTAGCATCTGCAGGTACAAGCTACAATGCCACCTCTGGCATTTGGACCATCGGCGATATGGCCAGCGGAGCCGTTGCCACATTAAAAATTACCGCCAAAGTGGTTCAAACCGGGGTAAATACGAATACGGCTACCATAACCGGCTCGCAGCCCGATCAGGTAAGCAATAACGATCAAAGTTCGGCATCAACCACCACCGGTTCGGGCGATAGGGTACTTTGCGTAAATACGGTAATGAACCCGATAGTTTACGATATTCCTGCGGCAACAACGGGAGTTCAGGTTGCGGGCTTGCCAACCGGAATAACTGCAAGTTATAATTCCACAACCAAAAAATTAACGATTAGCGGAACACCAATGCAGGCCACAGCCGAAAAAACCTACACCATTTCGGCCACCCAGGGCGCTGCCATAAACATAACGGGTAAAATTACCGTGAACAACAACGTGACCCAACCGGTGTTTAATAGCGGCCTTGTTGATAAGCGATGTACAGGTTCAGGAACAAACACTTATATAGCAACTGCAAGTAATACCAACGGCATAGTTTATTCGCTATTACCATTGCAGGCCGGAACCATAAATGCTACCACGGGCGAGGTTGCGTGGTCGGCGACATTTGCAGGGACTGCTACGATAACGGCCACGGCTACTGGTTGTGAAGAAAAAAAGCAGGACTTTGTGGTTACGGTAACGGGCTTGCCAAATTTAACCCTCGGCCCGGAGCCGGAGTTTTGTGCAGGGGTGATAAGCTCATCGTTAAGTTACACCGCTGCGGTAAACAACCCAACAACGTACAGCATCAGCTGGCTCACCGGAGGTTTCGATGCCGTTGTTAACCAACCCTTGCCCGTGGGCAATATTCCATTTAATGTTTCCGAACATGCTGTGGCTGGTACCTACAATGGTACTTTAACCATTCAAAATGCTGCTGGTTGCAGTACGTCCATCAATTTTAGTATAAAAATAAATCCAAAACCGGCTGCGCCACATGTAATGGTGCATCCAACATCCCAATATTAA
- a CDS encoding T9SS type B sorting domain-containing protein, translating into MRQRLCSFLLLAFLAFFAKTGFSQSAGEELQTVTIRKGSSAVLQATSAGASTYLWFKDDIVIKGQKNRQLITATEGIYKVVAMNSFGCTSDASDQVRLVVLPAISADISITKRSETRTVLSDQIFDYYLNVRNNGADDANQIKVKDALPDNLVFESLGEPTDGTASYDVNERAINWNIAFLGNQKFAELVIKVRSKLPGTVNNTATVTASEPDPNLANNTSTDRKEISGLRIPNVFTPNGDGKNDAFYIEHLNAFESNDVTVINRWGSTVFQSKGYLNDWTAPGLSDGTYFYVVKVRNGSSAWQEYKGYVTIVR; encoded by the coding sequence ATGAGGCAAAGGCTTTGTTCCTTCCTGCTTTTGGCTTTCCTGGCATTTTTTGCAAAAACAGGATTTAGCCAATCGGCTGGCGAAGAGCTGCAAACTGTAACGATCAGGAAAGGATCGTCGGCGGTGCTGCAGGCAACTTCGGCAGGGGCAAGCACGTACCTATGGTTTAAGGATGATATAGTAATAAAAGGACAAAAGAACCGACAGCTGATTACCGCCACCGAAGGGATTTACAAAGTAGTAGCCATGAACAGTTTCGGGTGTACCTCTGATGCGTCGGACCAGGTGCGTTTGGTTGTTTTGCCTGCCATATCGGCCGATATATCGATTACCAAAAGATCGGAGACGAGAACCGTTTTGAGCGATCAAATTTTCGATTACTATTTAAATGTGCGAAACAATGGCGCTGATGATGCAAACCAGATTAAGGTAAAAGATGCCTTGCCAGATAACCTGGTTTTTGAAAGTCTGGGCGAGCCGACTGATGGTACAGCCAGTTACGATGTAAACGAAAGGGCTATTAACTGGAATATTGCCTTTTTGGGTAATCAGAAGTTTGCCGAACTCGTGATCAAGGTAAGATCGAAACTGCCCGGAACGGTAAATAATACAGCAACAGTAACCGCTAGCGAGCCCGACCCGAACTTAGCTAACAATACATCGACAGATCGTAAAGAAATTTCGGGCTTGAGGATACCAAACGTGTTTACGCCCAATGGCGATGGCAAGAACGACGCTTTTTATATCGAGCATTTAAATGCATTTGAATCGAACGATGTAACGGTAATTAATCGGTGGGGAAGTACCGTGTTTCAATCGAAGGGATATTTAAACGATTGGACAGCGCCTGGCTTAAGCGATGGAACTTATTTCTATGTGGTAAAGGTTAGAAATGGCTCATCTGCATGGCAGGAATATAAGGGTTACGTTACTATTGTAAGGTAA
- a CDS encoding glycoside hydrolase family 31 protein, which translates to MEAQNDKPNEVSDLIEKEQEIQHLNNPVDISVKPIVKQYLGTVKKVKKEGNRFYFSDGDARVEIRVVSDDIIRVRLAPHGVFLDDFSYAVPEVDQKVSVFKMNEHEDHYTVSTHSVTCKIEKSNFHISFSDNITNLVMVEEANSMHWEENVDFGGYYIYATKSCHPEENFFGLGDKSGNFNLRGRRFENWNTDAYSFGWNQDPLYRTIPFYMGLHNQAAYGIFFDNTFKSYFDFGAEDTNKTSFWADGGELQYYYIHGPHIMDVVKRYATLTGTHPMPPKWTLGYQQCRWSYYPEAKVKEIAKQFRARKIPCDAIYLDIDYMDGYRCFTWNKKYFPDPPKMIKELSDDGFKTVVMIDPGIKVDDDYWVFKEGKEKRFFCRRSDDYYMEGHVWPGRCQFPDFTNPKVRTWWGNLYKELVDMGVAGFWNDMNEPAVFGSGTFPNDVRHNYDGYRGSHRKAHNVYGMQMVRSTYEGLKKLMRNKRPFTITRAGYSGMQRYASVWTGDNIATWEHLKIGNIQCQRLSVSGVPFCGTDIGGFSGEPDGELFTRWIQLGTFSPFMRAHSAGDTAEREPWSFGEFFEDINRKFIELRYRLMPYLYSVFWEHHRYGFPILRPLVMLEQENISNSFRQDEFCYGDKLLICPVLEQGAISRKVYLPKGTWYNFWTNEVLQGGNEYTVEAKIDSMPIFVRAGSVVPEYPVMQYVDEKAITEVVLNIYQSDYEVNSYMYEDHGDTFAFEQDIYLEKKFTVKSDAQLLKVNQRIEGLYTPNYEFYVCNVMGLKFQVKKIVVDNKEVSDFYTDDKNILHFKCNKNFSEIQISTL; encoded by the coding sequence ATGGAAGCGCAAAACGATAAACCAAACGAAGTAAGTGATTTGATTGAAAAAGAACAAGAGATTCAGCACTTAAACAATCCTGTTGACATATCTGTAAAGCCGATTGTAAAACAATACTTAGGCACGGTTAAAAAGGTAAAAAAAGAAGGCAATCGGTTTTATTTTTCCGATGGCGATGCCCGGGTAGAAATTCGGGTGGTGAGCGATGACATTATTCGCGTTCGCCTTGCACCGCATGGTGTTTTTTTAGATGATTTTTCATATGCCGTGCCCGAGGTCGATCAAAAAGTATCGGTGTTCAAAATGAACGAACACGAAGATCACTATACCGTTTCAACCCATTCAGTAACCTGTAAAATCGAAAAATCGAATTTTCATATCTCCTTTTCCGATAACATCACCAATTTGGTAATGGTTGAGGAGGCAAACTCGATGCACTGGGAAGAGAATGTAGATTTTGGTGGATATTATATCTATGCCACCAAGAGTTGTCATCCCGAGGAGAACTTTTTCGGGCTCGGCGATAAATCGGGCAATTTCAACCTTCGCGGTCGCCGTTTCGAGAACTGGAACACTGATGCCTACTCTTTCGGCTGGAATCAGGATCCGTTGTACCGGACAATACCGTTTTACATGGGGTTGCACAATCAAGCTGCCTATGGTATTTTTTTCGATAACACCTTTAAGTCGTACTTCGATTTTGGTGCAGAAGATACCAATAAAACCAGTTTTTGGGCCGATGGGGGCGAACTGCAATATTATTACATTCACGGACCGCACATTATGGATGTGGTAAAGCGTTACGCCACCTTAACCGGCACTCACCCAATGCCTCCGAAATGGACGTTAGGTTATCAACAGTGCCGTTGGAGCTATTACCCCGAAGCAAAAGTTAAAGAAATAGCCAAACAGTTCAGGGCAAGAAAAATACCTTGCGACGCTATTTATCTTGATATCGATTACATGGATGGCTACCGTTGCTTTACATGGAACAAAAAATACTTTCCCGATCCGCCGAAAATGATCAAAGAGCTATCAGACGACGGTTTTAAAACCGTGGTGATGATTGACCCCGGAATTAAGGTCGACGACGATTACTGGGTTTTTAAAGAAGGCAAGGAAAAACGTTTCTTCTGTCGCAGGAGCGATGATTATTATATGGAAGGCCATGTTTGGCCGGGACGTTGCCAATTCCCCGACTTTACAAACCCAAAAGTACGAACCTGGTGGGGCAATTTATATAAAGAACTGGTAGATATGGGCGTGGCCGGCTTCTGGAATGACATGAACGAGCCCGCAGTTTTTGGTTCAGGAACTTTCCCTAACGATGTACGCCACAATTACGATGGCTACCGCGGTTCGCACCGCAAGGCCCATAACGTTTACGGCATGCAAATGGTCCGCTCAACTTACGAAGGATTGAAAAAGCTAATGCGCAACAAACGGCCGTTCACCATTACCCGAGCAGGTTATTCGGGCATGCAGCGATATGCCAGCGTTTGGACAGGCGATAACATCGCCACCTGGGAACATTTAAAGATAGGAAATATTCAGTGTCAACGCCTTTCCGTTTCGGGCGTACCGTTTTGTGGTACCGATATTGGCGGTTTCAGCGGTGAGCCAGATGGCGAATTATTTACTCGTTGGATTCAACTCGGCACCTTTTCGCCATTTATGAGGGCGCACTCTGCAGGAGATACCGCAGAACGCGAGCCTTGGAGCTTCGGCGAGTTTTTCGAAGATATTAATCGCAAGTTTATCGAATTAAGGTATCGCTTAATGCCATACCTGTACTCCGTTTTCTGGGAGCACCACCGTTACGGTTTCCCAATCTTAAGGCCGCTCGTAATGCTCGAGCAGGAAAATATTAGCAACAGCTTCCGTCAGGATGAGTTCTGCTACGGCGATAAGCTCTTGATATGCCCCGTTTTAGAACAAGGTGCAATCTCCAGAAAAGTTTATCTTCCCAAGGGAACATGGTATAACTTCTGGACAAATGAAGTGCTTCAGGGCGGCAATGAATACACGGTTGAAGCCAAAATCGATAGCATGCCGATTTTTGTGCGTGCCGGATCGGTTGTGCCTGAATACCCTGTAATGCAGTACGTTGATGAAAAAGCCATTACCGAAGTGGTATTGAACATTTATCAGAGCGATTACGAAGTAAACTCATACATGTACGAAGACCACGGAGATACTTTTGCCTTTGAACAGGATATTTACCTGGAAAAGAAATTTACGGTAAAGAGTGATGCACAGCTGCTAAAAGTGAACCAGCGCATAGAAGGGCTTTATACGCCAAACTACGAATTCTATGTTTGCAATGTAATGGGCCTCAAATTTCAGGTTAAAAAAATAGTTGTTGATAACAAGGAAGTGAGCGATTTTTATACAGATGATAAAAATATTCTTCACTTTAAGTGCAATAAAAACTTCAGCGAAATACAAATTTCAACTTTGTAA
- the gap gene encoding type I glyceraldehyde-3-phosphate dehydrogenase yields the protein MSKIGINGFGRIGRLVFRAALKRGLDIVAINDLIEPDYMAYMLKYDTTHGKFDGTIEVVDGNLVVNGKTIRVTAERNPADLKWDAVGVEIVIESTGLFLTRADAEKHIAAGAKKVVFSAPAKDSDIPTYVMGVNHDKLTADQTIVSNASCTTNCLAPIAKVLNDNFGIVEGLMSTIHAVTATQKTVDGPSAKDWRGGRGGFSNIIPSSTGAAKAVGMVLPELKGKLTGMSFRVPVADVSVVDLTARLEKPATYEEIKAAMKAASEGELKGVLGYTEDEVVSSDFVGDDHASIFDAKAGISLNDNFVKVVSWYDNEWGYSSALAKFVEYYGTLK from the coding sequence ATGAGCAAAATTGGAATAAACGGCTTTGGCCGTATCGGCAGACTGGTTTTCAGAGCTGCATTAAAAAGAGGTTTAGATATTGTAGCTATCAACGATTTAATTGAGCCAGATTACATGGCCTATATGTTAAAATATGATACTACACATGGTAAATTCGATGGAACAATTGAAGTTGTTGATGGAAACTTAGTTGTTAATGGAAAAACTATCCGTGTAACCGCTGAGCGCAATCCTGCCGATTTAAAATGGGATGCCGTAGGTGTTGAAATCGTAATCGAATCTACAGGTTTATTTTTAACCCGTGCTGATGCCGAAAAACACATTGCAGCTGGTGCTAAAAAAGTAGTTTTCTCTGCTCCTGCAAAAGACAGCGATATCCCAACTTACGTAATGGGCGTTAACCACGATAAATTAACTGCAGATCAAACAATCGTTTCAAACGCATCATGTACTACCAACTGTTTAGCACCAATTGCTAAAGTATTGAATGATAACTTCGGTATTGTTGAAGGCTTAATGAGCACAATTCATGCGGTAACTGCCACACAAAAAACGGTTGATGGCCCATCTGCTAAAGATTGGAGAGGTGGTCGTGGTGGTTTCTCAAACATCATTCCTTCATCTACAGGTGCAGCTAAAGCAGTAGGTATGGTTCTTCCAGAACTGAAAGGAAAATTAACCGGGATGTCGTTCCGCGTGCCTGTTGCCGATGTATCTGTTGTAGATTTAACAGCACGTTTAGAAAAACCTGCTACTTACGAAGAAATTAAAGCGGCTATGAAAGCAGCTTCTGAAGGCGAATTGAAAGGCGTATTGGGTTATACAGAAGACGAAGTGGTTTCATCTGACTTTGTTGGCGACGATCATGCTTCTATTTTTGATGCAAAAGCAGGAATTTCACTTAACGATAATTTCGTAAAAGTGGTTTCATGGTATGATAACGAATGGGGATACTCTTCGGCCCTTGCTAAATTTGTAGAATATTACGGAACGCTAAAATAA
- a CDS encoding PorP/SprF family type IX secretion system membrane protein, protein MKISKRIVFVLIMITASARLFAQQNAQFGQYVFNGMYINPAYSGYKEELYIQAFARAQWTGVRGAPQTLSVSADEAINDESLGIGLMVSKDKIGAQSSLNATANLAYRIKLDRTETNIFAFGLGVGVTQASLNGNLLDPIEQGDNRIPAGYVSQILPNIRAGIHYSNEKFFVGFSADNLLSKSMSRSNDYESINIKLEPHLYLTAGMAFQLNDDFVFKPTFLIKDDLHGPTSLDLNAFLLIKERLWIGGVYRTSVKMYPKKNLQVDLTNRAAAGIIAELFVKSNLRFGYGYDYSLNELGNFDYGSHEISVGYYLYTKKSRRPKCYF, encoded by the coding sequence ATGAAGATTTCGAAGAGGATAGTTTTTGTTTTAATTATGATTACGGCATCGGCAAGGCTTTTTGCACAACAAAATGCGCAGTTCGGCCAATATGTTTTTAATGGAATGTACATTAACCCAGCCTATTCGGGGTACAAGGAGGAGCTTTATATTCAGGCATTTGCACGGGCACAGTGGACTGGCGTTAGGGGAGCGCCACAAACTTTGTCTGTATCGGCCGATGAAGCGATAAACGACGAAAGCCTCGGTATCGGGCTGATGGTATCAAAAGATAAAATTGGTGCACAAAGTTCGCTAAATGCCACGGCGAACCTCGCTTACCGGATTAAGCTCGACCGTACGGAAACGAATATTTTTGCATTTGGTTTAGGGGTGGGTGTAACGCAGGCATCACTTAATGGTAATTTGCTCGACCCGATAGAGCAAGGCGATAACAGGATTCCTGCCGGATATGTAAGTCAGATTTTACCGAATATCCGTGCAGGCATTCATTATTCTAATGAGAAGTTTTTTGTTGGCTTTTCTGCCGATAATCTGCTGTCGAAATCCATGTCCCGTTCCAACGATTACGAATCGATCAATATTAAATTAGAGCCTCATTTGTACCTAACGGCCGGCATGGCATTCCAGTTAAATGACGATTTTGTTTTCAAGCCGACTTTTTTAATCAAAGATGACTTACACGGGCCTACATCGTTAGATTTAAATGCGTTTTTATTAATTAAAGAGCGCTTGTGGATAGGAGGCGTGTACCGAACGTCAGTTAAAATGTACCCGAAAAAGAATCTTCAGGTTGATTTAACCAACAGGGCTGCGGCAGGCATAATTGCAGAGCTTTTCGTAAAATCGAATCTGCGCTTTGGTTATGGCTACGATTACAGCCTGAACGAACTCGGGAATTTTGATTATGGTTCGCATGAAATTTCTGTAGGCTATTACCTTTACACTAAAAAGAGCAGGCGCCCGAAGTGCTATTTCTAA
- the glgB gene encoding 1,4-alpha-glucan branching protein GlgB — translation MSKTKKVSPGKSSPVKIDKSKSVWAYSLFTDYDVDLFLVGKHFRLYEKLGSHLITVDGVKGTYFAVWAPNAIKVGVAGNFNDWNRESHPLNKRWDKSGVWEGFIPDVAKGETYKYFVKGFDESEHLKGDPYARRWEHPPQTASIVWDTDYTWKDKAWLGKRAKLNALDQPITVYEIHLGSWERDPDNPKRVLNAREVAGRLVPYVKEMGFTHVELMPVMEFPFFPSWGYQITGYFGASSRYGSPQDLMYLIDELHKANIAVILDWVPSHFPGDRHGLYEFDGTHLYEHADMRKGFHPDWKSYIFNYDRNEVRSFLISNALFWLDQYHADGLRVDAVASMLYYNFSREEGDAATNEYGGSENLGAIQFLQDLNVAVYGNFEGVQTIAEESSTYPGVTHPVYAGGLGFGMKWMMGWMNDTLKYFKIDTLGRKHHHHQLSFSMTYAFTENFMLPFSHDEVVHGKSPMLYKMPGDDWQKFANLRALYGYMFTHPGAKLLFMGNEIAQTNEWNFTQSLDWHLLQYPPHKGMQETVKALNFLYRKEPALYHFNFSHEGFEWLDADNTNESVFVYMRKGPKPKDTLVIAINLTPVVREHYRIGVPFKGKWKEIFNTDDITYYGSGINNKGDIVPNKDGFNNQQYSIDINLPPLATVIFKSK, via the coding sequence ATGTCGAAAACGAAAAAAGTATCACCAGGCAAATCGTCTCCAGTTAAAATTGATAAAAGTAAATCCGTTTGGGCTTACAGTTTATTTACTGATTATGATGTTGATCTTTTTCTCGTTGGAAAGCACTTCCGGCTCTACGAAAAACTGGGTTCTCATTTAATTACTGTTGACGGTGTAAAAGGGACTTACTTTGCAGTTTGGGCGCCAAATGCCATTAAAGTCGGCGTAGCGGGCAATTTTAACGATTGGAATCGCGAATCGCACCCCTTGAACAAGCGGTGGGACAAATCTGGTGTTTGGGAGGGATTTATTCCCGACGTAGCTAAGGGCGAAACCTATAAATACTTTGTAAAGGGATTTGACGAGTCGGAGCACCTTAAAGGCGATCCGTATGCCCGCCGGTGGGAGCATCCGCCCCAAACCGCTTCTATTGTTTGGGATACGGATTATACATGGAAAGATAAGGCCTGGCTTGGTAAGCGGGCAAAATTAAATGCGCTCGACCAGCCCATTACCGTGTACGAAATTCATTTAGGTTCGTGGGAACGAGACCCAGATAACCCTAAACGTGTGCTCAATGCCAGGGAAGTTGCAGGCAGGCTTGTTCCTTACGTTAAAGAAATGGGTTTTACACACGTAGAACTGATGCCAGTAATGGAATTTCCGTTTTTTCCCAGTTGGGGATATCAGATTACGGGCTATTTCGGTGCAAGTTCCCGCTACGGATCGCCGCAGGATTTAATGTACTTAATCGACGAATTGCACAAGGCCAATATCGCTGTCATTTTAGATTGGGTACCCTCGCACTTTCCCGGAGACCGACACGGTCTTTACGAATTTGATGGAACGCACCTTTATGAGCATGCCGACATGCGCAAGGGCTTTCATCCCGATTGGAAATCGTACATCTTTAATTATGATAGAAACGAAGTACGCTCGTTCCTGATCAGTAACGCACTTTTCTGGTTAGATCAATACCATGCGGATGGACTTCGCGTTGACGCGGTAGCTTCGATGTTGTATTACAATTTTTCGAGAGAGGAGGGCGATGCGGCTACAAACGAATACGGGGGAAGTGAAAATCTGGGAGCCATCCAGTTTCTTCAAGATCTCAATGTTGCTGTGTATGGAAACTTCGAAGGCGTGCAAACCATTGCCGAAGAAAGCAGCACGTATCCGGGCGTAACCCATCCGGTGTATGCCGGCGGCCTTGGTTTTGGCATGAAATGGATGATGGGTTGGATGAATGATACGCTTAAATACTTCAAAATAGACACGTTGGGCCGTAAACATCATCATCACCAATTGAGTTTCAGCATGACCTACGCCTTTACCGAGAACTTTATGTTGCCATTTTCTCATGATGAAGTGGTGCACGGTAAATCGCCGATGCTTTATAAAATGCCGGGAGACGATTGGCAAAAGTTTGCCAATTTAAGGGCGCTTTACGGCTACATGTTTACCCATCCCGGAGCCAAGCTACTGTTTATGGGAAATGAAATTGCGCAAACCAACGAATGGAATTTTACCCAATCGCTCGATTGGCACCTGTTACAGTACCCTCCGCATAAAGGAATGCAGGAAACGGTTAAGGCACTGAATTTTTTATACCGGAAAGAACCCGCCTTATATCATTTTAACTTTAGCCACGAAGGTTTTGAATGGCTCGATGCAGATAATACAAACGAATCTGTATTTGTATATATGCGCAAGGGGCCCAAACCAAAAGATACCTTGGTTATCGCCATTAATTTAACCCCTGTTGTGAGGGAGCATTATCGAATCGGCGTTCCGTTTAAAGGCAAATGGAAAGAGATTTTTAACACCGATGATATTACCTATTACGGCAGTGGAATTAATAATAAAGGCGACATTGTGCCTAATAAAGACGGCTTTAACAATCAGCAGTATTCAATAGATATTAATCTTCCGCCCTTGGCAACCGTTATTTTCAAAAGTAAATAA